CCAAGATAGCATCAGAGATTATTTTAGTAAATAAAGCAACAGAACGAATTGCATCGTCATTTCCAGGAATTGGACAATCAATTACATCTGGATTACAATTTGTATCAACAACTGCGATTATAGGAATACCAAGCTTCCTAGCCTCATTAATAACTATTTGCTCTCTTTTAGGATCAATAATAAAAATAACACCGGGAAGTTCTTCCATATCCTTAATTCCCGTTAAGTTCTTAGCTAATTTTAATTTCTCACGATTAAGTTGAGAAACTTCCTTCTTGCCAATCATATCGAAAGTTCCATCAACTTCCATTTTCTCTAATTTCTTTAATTTTTGAACTGACTTCTTAATAGTATTAAAGTTTGAGAGCATTCCACCAAGCCATCTATTATTAACATAAGGCATATCACTTCTCTTAGCTTCCTGTTCAATTATTTCACTTGCCTGCTTCTTAGTGCCAACAAATAAGACTTTCTTACCACTCTTTATAACACTTTGAACAAGTTCATAAGAATCTTTAATACCTTGCAAAGTTTTTTGCAAATCTAAAATATGTATCTCATTTCTTTCTGAAAAAATAAACCTTTTCATTCTTGGGTCAAGCCTTTTTACCTGATGTCCAAAATGAACTCCAGCCTCTAAAAGGCTCTTCATAGTAATAACTGCCAAAATGACCTCCTAAATCCTTCGCTTTTACTCACTACTTATATAGCGGAAATTACATCCTCTCTAATAAGAATATCATAAAATAAACCAATTGGTAAGCCTATTATATTTGAATAACTACCATTAATATACTCAATCAAAATTTCTGCAACACCATTCTTCAAACTTATACCTCCTGCTTTACCCTTCCAATGTCCAAGCGAAACATAATGATAAACGATATCTGAAGTCAATTCTTTAAATTTAATAAATGAAACCTCGCATGCTTTAACTATTTTCTCTTTCGTTGGAATAAACACACAAAAACTAGTCTCCATCTCAACAAGCTTATTACTATATCCCATTACCTTACTAAAAGCTTCTTTCTCATCTCTTATTTTACCAACATAAACTGAATCATTCTTTAAAAGAGTATCAACAGTAATTAAACACATATCCTTGCCATATTTCTCAATAGCGCTCATAAGTTTAAGAACAGCTATCTTTTCTGTAACACTAACTTCACCTGAATTTATTATTGAATCTTCATCTACATCAACACTAAGGGACAAAAAACTAATCTTTAAAGCCTCTAAAAACTCAGCTCTAGCAAGAGAATTTGACACAAGTGCAATCTCAAAATTCTCCTTATAAATCATTCTTACTCCTCTCAGAAAATCTTAACAAAGATATCAAAACTATCGAACCAATCATTGGAAATAGATAAAACAAAATATCTATTTGCCTATTATAATAATCGGAATAAAAAAAAGGTATAAACAATAAAAATAAAACACTTCCTAGAAAACTTATCAAATAAATTAGCAAAAACCTAAACCTCAATATACCCCCAAAAAAAACAAAAAAACTTACTACAAACGAAACAATAATATTAGTTAAAATTAAATGAAAAAAAAATGTTACCATATGCTGCCTTCAATTAATTCAATAACTCAAAACTATGTAAACTTCCTAAATTTACAATAACACTATACAAATCACTTTCAATAGCATTACCTACCGCCATTACAAAAATTACTAAATTATATTTAGGAGAAACATCTTTTGTAAAAAAACTACCTCTAATATGTCCAAGATCAAATGGCCTATTATCCTTATTTGCAACTTCAGATTTTTTCAAAGCTTCATAAAATTCTCTATACAAACCATCAACAACATAAGACCTATAAATAGTCTTAACACTTCTAAGAAGAGGTGCTGAAGAATCACTACCTTTCTTTATACTAATAAAAGCTGAACCAGGAATATTCTTCCTCAAGTTTTCAAAATTAAGTTCAAAATATAAAGGAAATTTTTGATCAATCCAATGCTTATCCAATTTCAAAGTAGGTTTTCCTGAAAAACGGTCTCTATCCAAATTGATTTTATAAAATCCTCTTTTGTTAAACTCATTAACATTATTAAAAACACTCTTTAAAGCATCAAAATCTCTCTGAACACTCCTCATAAAACTATCAAGATAGTAATTTGAACCTTCTGGATAAAATTTATAATATATATCAATACCCTTAACCTTAGAATTATTTTGCTTACTAAAATACCAAGAAGGTAATGAAAAAGCAAGAGTATCCCTCGAAGCTATATTATCAATTTTCAAAGGAGAATCAACTATGACAATATCATCAATACCACAACTAAAAATTAGTAAAAAAACACCTAAAAATATATCATAATAAAACTCCTATATCCTAAAACAACAAACAAAACAAACTATTTAAGCTCTAA
The DNA window shown above is from Borrelia anserina Es and carries:
- the rpsB gene encoding 30S ribosomal protein S2; its protein translation is MAVITMKSLLEAGVHFGHQVKRLDPRMKRFIFSERNEIHILDLQKTLQGIKDSYELVQSVIKSGKKVLFVGTKKQASEIIEQEAKRSDMPYVNNRWLGGMLSNFNTIKKSVQKLKKLEKMEVDGTFDMIGKKEVSQLNREKLKLAKNLTGIKDMEELPGVIFIIDPKREQIVINEARKLGIPIIAVVDTNCNPDVIDCPIPGNDDAIRSVALFTKIISDAILESDKEVGIQIVENLNEEDLMNEIEVKNEKKEL
- a CDS encoding Maf family protein — encoded protein: MIYKENFEIALVSNSLARAEFLEALKISFLSLSVDVDEDSIINSGEVSVTEKIAVLKLMSAIEKYGKDMCLITVDTLLKNDSVYVGKIRDEKEAFSKVMGYSNKLVEMETSFCVFIPTKEKIVKACEVSFIKFKELTSDIVYHYVSLGHWKGKAGGISLKNGVAEILIEYINGSYSNIIGLPIGLFYDILIREDVISAI